A window of Plasmodium brasilianum strain Bolivian I chromosome 8, whole genome shotgun sequence contains these coding sequences:
- a CDS encoding stomatin-like protein — MIASSWVIGGTPLMKQCRKVRCIKRALSEADLQKFTDINRRSISSASINHISVKCPNITSAIVNRPCMNYTSIRCTSVNRARMCYPRGALFLQNMRTYYTSGEGKKFTKKLWNHLGFVIIPQQTAYIIERLGKYRKTLLAGIHFIIPFIDKIAYVFSLKEETITIPNQTAITKDNVTLNIDGVLYIKCDNPYNSSYGIDDAVFAVTQLAQVTMRSELGKLTLDATFLERDNLNDKIVKAINESAKNWGIKCMRYEIRDIILPVNIKNAMEKQAEAERRKRAEILQSEGERESEINIAIGKKKKSILIAEGQSFAIKAKADATAEAIEIITNKIKKLDSNNAISLLIAEQYIDVFSNICKNNNTIIIPADLNNISSLISQSLSIYNNIQNSKAQIPQIPQIPSNPSDNRITSDVQN, encoded by the coding sequence ATGATTGCTTCCAGCTGGGTCATCGGGGGAACACCTCTTATGAAGCAGTGTAGAAAAGTGAGGTGCATTAAAAGAGCGTTAAGTGAAGCAGATTTACAAAAGTTTACCGACATAAATCGTAGAAGTATAAGTAGTGCAAGCATAAATCATATAAGCGTAAAATGCCCAAACATAACTAGTGCAATAGTAAATCGCCCATGCATGAATTACACAAGTATACGTTGTACAAGTGTAAACCGCGCACGGATGTGCTATCCCAGAGGAGCTTTGTTTCTTCAAAACATGCGCACCTACTACACTAGTGGTGAGGGGAAAAAATTTACGAAAAAACTATGGAATCATCTGGGCTTTGTTATAATACCCCAACAGACAGCCTACATAATTGAAAGGCTAGggaaatatagaaaaacGTTACTGGCCGGAATACACTTTATCATACCCTTTATAGATAAGATAGcttatgttttttcattaaagGAAGAAACAATAACTATACCAAACCAGACAGCTATAACAAAAGATAATGTAACTCTCAATATTGATGGggtgttatatataaaatgtgaTAACCCTTATAATTCTTCGTACGGTATTGATGATGCTGTTTTTGCAGTAACGCAATTAGCACAAGTTACTATGAGATCTGAGTTAGGCAAACTAACATTAGATGCTACCTTTTTAGAAAGAGATAATTTGAACGATAAAATTGTTAAGGCAATAAATGAATCAGCCAAAAATTGGGGTATTAAATGTATGAGATATGAAATACGTGATATTATACTACctgtaaatattaaaaatgctaTGGAAAAACAAGCAGAAgcagaaagaagaaaaagagcGGAAATATTACAAAGTGAAGGAGAAAGAGAAAGTGAAATTAACATAGCcatagggaaaaaaaaaaaatcaatattAATAGCAGAAGGACAATCATTCGCTATAAAGGCAAAAGCAGATGCAACAGCTGAAGCAATTgaaattattactaataaaattaaaaagctAGATTCAAATAATGCTATATCGTTACTTATAGCGGAACAATATATTGATGtcttttcaaatatttgtaaaaataataatacgaTTATTATTCCGGctgatttaaataatattagtagCTTGATTTCTCAATccttatctatatataataatattcaaaattcTAAGGCCCAAATACCGCAAATACCTCAAATTCCATCTAACCCTAGTGATAACCGTATCACTTCGGATGTGCAAAACTGA
- a CDS encoding hypothetical protein (conserved Plasmodium protein), which translates to MMISFFILCILLVISFDISLSVYPAKGGVPIEAKQGTHDHIQFENIPDEENYYTHEDVYYVSGEVSPPVDYNDISENYKKKMINFDDIEKINNLKNLNRTSTFQNMQKVYYENNTYNSQLNKSIKKILSIALNVPIHEIKLHDINMLLKKWRQVNKEKKNLTKTYNNEYYFKTVKMHDPHLDRAINTDRTAELATHTGVKNIYNESFISADYLLQLTF; encoded by the coding sequence atgatGATCAGTTTTTTCATACTTTGTATACTTCTTGTTATTTCCTTTGATATATCCCTTAGTGTTTACCCTGCGAAGGGGGGAGTACCTATCGAAGCAAAACAAGGCACACATGATCACATacaatttgaaaatattccagatgaagaaaattattatactcATGAAGATGTATATTACGTGTCGGGAGAAGTAAGTCCACCAGTTGACTATAATGACATTTcggaaaattataaaaagaaaatgataaattttgatgatattgaaaaaataaataatttgaaaaatttaaataggACAAGTACTTTTCAAAATATGCAGAAAGTTTATTATGAAAACAATACTTACAACAGccaattaaataaaagtataaaaaagattttaaGCATTGCATTAAACGTACCTATACATGAAATAAAACTTCATGATATCAATATGCTGCTTAAGAAATGGAGACAGGtgaacaaagaaaaaaaaaatttaactaaAACGTATAACAATgagtattattttaaaacagtTAAAATGCATGATCCTCACCTGGACAGAGCAATAAATACAGACAGAACAGCGGAATTAGCAACTCACACAGGagtaaaaaacatatacaaCGAATCATTTATAAGTGCTGATTATTTGCTTCAGTTAACTTTTTAA